One part of the Lachnospiraceae bacterium JLR.KK002 genome encodes these proteins:
- a CDS encoding ABC transporter permease has product MSEISLAQQNFLLAQKKHKRTVTVSRLCIFILFLAVWEGAARLDLIDSFIFSSPSKILLCAYGMILDQTLFAHIGITLFETMVSFLLVILISLAVTIILWLNKGLSETLEPYLVILNSLPKSALAPLLIVWLGATYNTIIITGVSVAIFGSILSLYTSFQSVDPEKIKLIYTMGGRKYHTLTKVILPAGIPTLFSLMKVNIGLCLVGVIIGEFIASRQGLGYLIIYGSQVFKLDWVIMSIVILCILAWGLYSLITLLEKRYLKHFL; this is encoded by the coding sequence ATGAGTGAAATATCCCTTGCCCAGCAGAATTTTCTGCTCGCTCAGAAAAAGCATAAACGTACCGTCACAGTCAGCAGACTGTGTATTTTTATTTTATTTCTGGCTGTCTGGGAAGGGGCTGCCAGACTGGATTTGATTGATTCCTTCATTTTCAGCAGTCCTTCCAAAATTCTGCTCTGCGCTTACGGAATGATACTGGACCAGACCCTGTTCGCCCATATCGGTATTACGTTGTTTGAAACCATGGTCAGTTTTCTGCTTGTAATTCTGATATCCCTGGCAGTAACCATTATATTATGGTTAAATAAAGGACTTTCCGAAACACTGGAGCCTTATCTGGTCATTTTAAACAGTCTGCCGAAATCTGCCCTGGCGCCTCTGCTCATTGTATGGCTGGGTGCAACCTACAACACCATTATCATTACCGGCGTGTCCGTAGCCATCTTCGGCTCCATTTTAAGCCTCTACACCAGCTTCCAGTCTGTGGATCCGGAAAAAATAAAGCTGATTTACACCATGGGCGGCAGAAAATACCATACGCTCACCAAAGTAATTCTGCCTGCCGGTATCCCCACCCTGTTCTCGCTTATGAAGGTCAATATCGGCCTTTGTCTGGTGGGAGTCATTATCGGCGAATTCATTGCTTCCCGGCAGGGGCTGGGCTATCTGATTATTTACGGCAGCCAGGTATTTAAGCTGGACTGGGTAATTATGTCCATTGTGATTCTGTGTATTCTGGCCTGGGGTCTTTACAGCCTGATTACCCTTCTGGAAAAGCGTTATCTGAAACATTTCTTATAA
- a CDS encoding response regulator transcription factor produces MRKKAAVFFEENTAELLLLDINLGDGSGFALCRELREQTDIPILFISARTSDDDKIATLNIGGDDYIQKPCSLRVLLARVQAVLRRYGKGKEENYQDDRLNIDVPGQTLTVDGRKVKLTMMEFRLLAYLVQNRDKVVSKQELFEHVWADKFTGDGTLNVHIRRIREAIEVNPNQPEYIVTYWGKGYRFEGGGTEKSKTC; encoded by the coding sequence GTGAGGAAGAAAGCCGCTGTTTTTTTTGAGGAAAATACCGCAGAGCTTCTGCTTTTGGATATCAATCTGGGAGACGGAAGTGGATTTGCACTGTGCAGGGAACTGCGGGAACAGACAGATATACCAATTCTTTTTATTTCTGCCAGGACCAGCGATGACGATAAAATTGCCACGTTAAATATCGGCGGCGACGACTATATCCAGAAGCCCTGTTCCCTGAGGGTTCTGCTGGCCAGAGTTCAGGCGGTCCTGAGACGTTATGGAAAAGGGAAAGAAGAAAATTATCAGGACGACAGGCTGAACATTGATGTTCCGGGTCAGACCCTGACGGTGGATGGCAGGAAAGTGAAATTAACCATGATGGAATTCCGGCTGTTGGCCTATCTGGTTCAGAACCGTGATAAAGTAGTGTCCAAACAGGAACTGTTTGAACATGTATGGGCGGATAAATTTACCGGGGACGGGACACTGAATGTCCATATCCGCAGAATACGCGAGGCCATCGAGGTAAATCCCAATCAGCCGGAGTATATTGTCACCTACTGGGGCAAAGGGTACAGATTTGAGGGAGGCGGAACTGAAAAAAGCAAAACTTGCTGA
- a CDS encoding XRE family transcriptional regulator, producing MDIGHRMKELRIQYGLTQQELADRSELSKGFISQLERNLTSPSVGTLLDIIQCLGTTPAEFFSDPEPEQIVFKQEDYFIKENEDLHHTIKWLIPNAQKNAMEPVLMKLAPQGSSEIQLPHEAEEFGYVLKGSIRLCYGGRTYTVRQGESFYFKAGKKHYIENYSGREATILWVSTPPSF from the coding sequence ATGGACATTGGACACCGTATGAAAGAACTGCGCATTCAGTACGGACTGACCCAGCAGGAGCTGGCAGACCGGAGCGAACTTTCCAAAGGGTTTATTTCCCAGCTGGAGCGCAACCTCACTTCTCCTTCCGTGGGGACCCTGCTTGACATCATCCAGTGCCTTGGCACCACCCCGGCAGAATTTTTTTCTGACCCGGAACCGGAACAGATTGTATTTAAACAGGAGGATTATTTTATAAAGGAAAATGAGGACCTGCACCACACCATCAAATGGCTCATTCCCAACGCCCAGAAAAATGCCATGGAACCGGTACTTATGAAGCTGGCTCCCCAGGGCTCCTCCGAAATCCAGCTTCCTCATGAAGCGGAAGAATTCGGGTATGTATTAAAAGGCTCCATCCGGCTCTGTTACGGAGGCCGGACCTATACGGTCAGACAGGGAGAATCCTTTTATTTCAAAGCAGGAAAAAAGCACTATATCGAAAATTACAGCGGCAGGGAAGCAACCATCCTCTGGGTTTCCACTCCCCCCAGCTTTTAG
- a CDS encoding ABC transporter ATP-binding protein, producing the protein MSKRLIDLQHITKSFDGQTVLDDLNLYIRENEFLTLLGPSGCGKTTTLRIIGGFEAPDAGTVIFDGTDITGLAPNERQLNTVFQKYALFPHMSIAENIAFGLKIRKKSKSYIDDKIKYALKLVNLDGFERRSVDSLSGGQQQRIAIARAIVNEPKVLLLDEPLGALDLKLRQDMQYELIRLKNELGITFVYVTHDQEEALTMSDTIVVMNQGYIQQIGTPEDIYNEPTNAFVADFIGESNIIDGLMLEDRLVKILDVNFPCVDEGFGCNTPVDVVIRPEDVELVAPEQGMLEGDVISLIFKGVHWEIEVLANGCEWLVQTTQMHPVGSHVGIRVDPFNIQIMNKPESSDEKAVESDA; encoded by the coding sequence ATGAGCAAACGACTGATTGATTTACAGCATATCACCAAATCCTTTGACGGACAGACCGTTCTGGACGATTTGAACCTGTACATCCGTGAAAATGAATTTCTTACCTTATTAGGACCCTCCGGCTGCGGAAAAACCACCACTCTCCGGATTATCGGCGGTTTCGAGGCGCCGGATGCAGGCACGGTGATTTTCGACGGAACAGACATCACCGGACTGGCCCCCAACGAACGTCAGTTAAATACGGTATTCCAGAAATATGCTTTGTTTCCCCATATGTCCATTGCGGAAAATATTGCCTTCGGCCTGAAAATCCGGAAAAAGAGCAAATCCTACATTGATGACAAAATCAAATATGCCTTAAAGCTGGTGAACCTGGACGGATTCGAACGAAGGAGCGTGGATTCCTTAAGCGGCGGCCAGCAGCAGCGGATTGCCATTGCACGTGCCATTGTAAACGAGCCGAAAGTACTGCTTCTGGACGAACCCCTGGGGGCGCTGGATTTGAAGCTCAGGCAGGATATGCAGTACGAGCTGATACGTCTGAAAAATGAGCTGGGCATTACCTTTGTCTACGTTACCCACGACCAGGAGGAAGCCCTTACCATGTCGGACACCATTGTGGTTATGAACCAGGGCTATATTCAGCAGATTGGAACACCGGAAGACATTTACAATGAACCCACCAACGCTTTTGTAGCCGATTTTATCGGAGAAAGCAATATTATTGACGGTCTGATGCTGGAAGACCGTCTGGTAAAGATTCTGGATGTGAATTTCCCCTGTGTGGACGAAGGATTCGGCTGCAATACCCCGGTGGACGTGGTCATCCGGCCGGAGGATGTGGAACTGGTTGCCCCGGAACAGGGTATGCTGGAGGGAGACGTTATCTCCCTGATTTTCAAAGGCGTTCACTGGGAAATTGAAGTACTGGCCAACGGCTGCGAATGGCTGGTGCAGACCACTCAGATGCATCCGGTGGGCTCCCATGTGGGCATCCGGGTAGACCCCTTTAACATTCAGATTATGAACAAACCGGAATCCAGTGACGAAAAGGCGGTGGAATCAGATGCGTGA
- a CDS encoding 4'-phosphopantetheinyl transferase superfamily protein produces the protein MPVTGVNGNEVTVYYAFCPRHGEKPGEYLKHQRILADEILNYGFKNCFGMEFDRRKVEKGIHGKPFWKPEKGICFNVSNTEGLVVCAVARCEVGVDGEKVKKVRIPVVRRCCSLKEQRYILGKDQEEMDEAAYSRFFQIWTLKESYIKMTGAGMSFPVEQIEFDVVKKDCFGNQNGYFVQRQTGDYWISLCTEEEAEIVWQEFRAESETALK, from the coding sequence ATGCCAGTGACCGGCGTGAATGGTAATGAGGTTACAGTTTATTATGCCTTCTGTCCCCGGCATGGAGAAAAACCGGGAGAATATCTGAAGCATCAGAGAATACTGGCGGATGAAATATTAAATTATGGTTTTAAAAACTGTTTTGGTATGGAATTTGACAGAAGAAAGGTGGAAAAAGGAATACATGGGAAGCCTTTCTGGAAGCCGGAGAAGGGGATTTGTTTTAATGTAAGCAACACGGAAGGCCTTGTAGTATGCGCAGTTGCCCGGTGTGAAGTGGGCGTGGACGGGGAAAAAGTGAAAAAGGTACGGATACCTGTTGTCCGCCGCTGCTGCAGCCTGAAAGAGCAGCGCTATATTCTGGGAAAAGACCAGGAAGAGATGGATGAAGCAGCATATAGCCGCTTTTTTCAAATCTGGACTTTAAAAGAAAGCTACATTAAAATGACCGGAGCGGGAATGTCTTTTCCTGTGGAACAGATAGAATTTGATGTGGTGAAAAAAGACTGTTTTGGTAATCAGAATGGATATTTTGTGCAGAGACAGACAGGCGATTACTGGATTTCCCTCTGCACGGAAGAAGAAGCGGAGATTGTCTGGCAGGAATTTCGGGCAGAATCCGAAACAGCCCTGAAGTGA
- the hrcA gene encoding heat-inducible transcriptional repressor HrcA encodes MQELDERKRKILNAIIRNYLDTGEPVGSRTISKYSDLNLSSATIRNEMSDLEELGYILQPHTSAGRIPSDQGYRFYVDNLMKEKDQEVTEMKEFMIEHTERMEQVLQQMAKMLAANTNYTAMITSPSYHKNKVKFLQLSQVDEEQLLAVIVMEGNLVKNKMISTGEALDNETLLKLNILLNTSLNGLSAEEINLGTIAKLKEQAGIHSNIVSDVLDALAGAIQEDEELEIYTSGTTNILKYPELSDSGKARELLDAFEEKRQLISLVNESLSSQEETGIQVYIGAESPIQNMKDCSVVTATYQLGEGMTGSIGIIGPKRMDYENVMDNLKTLKNQLDTVFRKNRKT; translated from the coding sequence ATGCAGGAACTGGATGAAAGGAAAAGAAAAATTTTAAATGCAATCATCCGGAATTATCTGGATACCGGGGAACCGGTGGGTTCCAGAACCATTTCCAAATATTCGGATTTGAATCTGAGCTCCGCCACCATCCGCAATGAAATGTCGGATCTGGAAGAACTGGGGTACATTTTACAGCCCCATACTTCCGCAGGAAGGATTCCTTCTGACCAGGGTTATCGCTTCTATGTAGATAATCTGATGAAGGAAAAAGACCAGGAAGTTACTGAGATGAAGGAGTTCATGATTGAGCATACGGAGCGGATGGAGCAGGTGCTGCAGCAGATGGCCAAAATGCTTGCGGCAAATACCAATTACACCGCCATGATTACTTCTCCTTCTTATCATAAGAATAAAGTAAAGTTCCTGCAGCTGTCTCAGGTAGATGAAGAACAGCTTCTGGCTGTGATAGTAATGGAAGGCAATCTGGTGAAGAATAAGATGATTTCCACAGGGGAAGCCTTAGATAATGAGACATTACTGAAGCTGAACATCCTGTTGAACACCAGTTTAAACGGATTGTCGGCAGAGGAAATCAACCTTGGCACCATTGCAAAATTAAAAGAGCAGGCAGGTATTCACAGCAATATTGTCAGTGATGTGCTGGATGCGCTGGCAGGTGCCATCCAGGAAGACGAAGAACTGGAAATCTATACCAGCGGAACCACGAATATTTTAAAATATCCCGAATTAAGTGATTCCGGGAAGGCCAGAGAGCTGCTGGATGCTTTTGAAGAGAAGAGACAGTTAATCAGCCTGGTAAACGAGAGCCTGTCCTCTCAGGAGGAAACGGGAATTCAGGTATATATCGGCGCCGAATCCCCCATTCAGAACATGAAGGACTGCAGTGTGGTAACCGCCACCTACCAGTTAGGAGAGGGAATGACAGGTTCCATCGGAATTATCGGCCCAAAGCGTATGGACTATGAAAACGTTATGGACAATTTGAAAACATTAAAAAATCAGCTTGACACCGTGTTCCGAAAAAACAGGAAAACATAG
- a CDS encoding ABC transporter ATP-binding protein, which yields MEKLMEISHVGYSYHTMQGETPALSNINFTVHKGDFLAIVGPSGCGKSTLLSLLSGLLEPEHGSILFYGQKLNQKSCNAIGYMLQHDHLFEWRTIEKNVLLGLEIQNKLTPETKETALDMLKTYGLYKFKDARPSQLSGGMRQRAALIRTLVLKPEILLLDEPFSALDYQTRLTVGDDIGAIIKKEGKTAILVTHDLSEAVSLGSQVLVLSKRPATIQTVVDIDFPGNISALERRNSPEFKDYFNKIWKELNENE from the coding sequence ATGGAAAAATTAATGGAAATCAGCCATGTGGGTTATTCCTATCATACCATGCAGGGGGAAACGCCTGCTTTATCCAATATAAATTTTACGGTTCATAAAGGTGATTTTCTGGCCATTGTGGGGCCCAGCGGGTGCGGCAAATCCACCCTCCTCTCCCTTCTGTCAGGACTTCTGGAACCGGAACACGGTTCCATCTTATTTTATGGGCAGAAGCTGAACCAGAAAAGCTGCAATGCCATCGGTTACATGCTGCAGCACGATCACCTGTTTGAATGGCGCACCATTGAAAAAAACGTTCTGCTGGGACTGGAAATCCAGAATAAACTGACGCCGGAAACAAAAGAAACGGCACTGGATATGCTGAAAACCTACGGTCTGTACAAATTCAAAGATGCCAGGCCTTCTCAGCTCTCCGGCGGAATGCGCCAGCGGGCGGCACTGATTCGCACCCTGGTACTGAAGCCGGAAATCCTGCTGCTGGATGAACCTTTTTCCGCACTGGATTATCAGACACGTCTTACGGTAGGAGATGATATCGGAGCGATTATCAAAAAAGAAGGGAAAACTGCAATTTTAGTGACTCATGATTTGTCAGAAGCCGTCAGCCTGGGCAGCCAGGTGCTGGTATTGAGCAAACGTCCTGCCACCATTCAGACTGTGGTAGATATTGATTTTCCGGGCAACATCAGCGCACTGGAGCGGAGAAACTCTCCGGAATTTAAAGATTATTTTAATAAAATATGGAAGGAGCTGAATGAAAATGAGTGA
- the grpE gene encoding nucleotide exchange factor GrpE has translation MAEQKEMEAMESQETEHMETEEEKDASANPEECETDVPAEAEETEESSEVSSEEEEEEGEEQLSEEGQEEEKKGFFRKKEKKSKQEEKIAELTDRVQRQMAEFDNFRKRTEKEKTQMFEVGAKSVIEKILPVVDNFERGLSAVPEESKDDPFVQGMDKIYKQLMTELESLEVKPIEAVGAEFNPEFHNAVMQVESEEYESGFVAQELQKGYMYRESVVRHSMVAVVQ, from the coding sequence ATGGCAGAACAGAAAGAGATGGAAGCAATGGAAAGCCAGGAGACAGAACATATGGAAACGGAAGAAGAAAAAGATGCTTCCGCAAATCCGGAAGAATGTGAAACAGACGTTCCGGCTGAAGCAGAGGAAACGGAAGAATCTTCCGAAGTATCCTCCGAAGAAGAGGAGGAAGAAGGGGAAGAACAGCTTTCCGAAGAGGGGCAGGAAGAAGAGAAAAAAGGATTTTTCCGAAAAAAAGAAAAGAAAAGCAAACAGGAAGAAAAAATTGCCGAACTGACTGACCGGGTACAGCGGCAGATGGCAGAATTTGACAATTTCCGTAAACGGACCGAGAAGGAAAAGACCCAGATGTTTGAAGTAGGGGCAAAAAGTGTGATTGAGAAAATCCTTCCGGTGGTGGACAATTTTGAACGAGGATTATCCGCTGTTCCCGAAGAATCAAAGGATGACCCCTTTGTACAGGGAATGGATAAAATATATAAGCAGTTAATGACAGAACTGGAAAGCCTGGAAGTAAAGCCCATTGAAGCGGTGGGCGCTGAGTTTAATCCGGAATTCCACAATGCGGTTATGCAGGTGGAAAGCGAGGAATATGAATCCGGATTTGTGGCTCAGGAGCTGCAGAAAGGGTATATGTACCGGGAAAGCGTGGTAAGGCACAGCATGGTAGCTGTGGTGCAGTAA
- the dnaK gene encoding molecular chaperone DnaK: protein MSKIIGIDLGTTNSCVAVMEGGKPVVIANTEGARTTPSVVAFTKTGERLVGEPAKRQAVTNAEKTISSIKREMGTDHKRAIDDKNYSPQEISAMILQKLKADAENYLGEKVTDAVITVPAYFNDAQRQATKDAGKIAGMDVKRIINEPTAAALAYGLDNEKEQKIMVYDLGGGTFDVSIIEIGEGVIEVLSTSGDNRLGGDDFDQKITDYMLAEFKKTDGVDLSGDKMALQRLKEAAEKAKKELSSATTTNINLPFITATAEGPKHFDMNLTRAKFDELTHDLVERTAVPVQNALKDAGLTASELGQVLLVGGSTRIPAVQDKVKQLTGKEPSKSLNPDECVALGASIQGGKLAGDAGAGEILLLDVTPLSLSIETMGGVATRLIERNTTIPTKKSQIFSTAADNQTAVDINVVQGERQFVRDNKSLGQFRLDGIPPARRGVPQIEVTFDIDANGIVNVSAKDLGTGKEQHITITAGSNMSDADIEKAVKEAAEFEAQDKKRKEAIDTRNDADSFVFQTENALKEVGDNIDGADKAAVEADLNALKAMVEAHPNAEDMTDDQVGEMKAAKEKLMESAQKVFAKMYENAQAAQGAAGAGPAPDMGNASYSSADDDVVDADYKEV, encoded by the coding sequence ATGAGCAAAATTATTGGTATTGATTTAGGAACAACAAACAGCTGTGTGGCAGTTATGGAAGGTGGTAAACCGGTGGTTATCGCCAATACAGAAGGGGCAAGGACAACACCGTCCGTTGTGGCGTTTACCAAGACAGGCGAAAGGCTGGTTGGAGAGCCGGCAAAACGTCAGGCAGTTACCAACGCGGAGAAAACCATTTCTTCTATCAAGAGAGAAATGGGTACCGACCATAAGCGGGCCATTGATGACAAGAATTATTCACCTCAGGAAATTTCTGCCATGATTCTTCAGAAATTAAAGGCAGACGCTGAGAACTATCTGGGTGAAAAAGTAACGGACGCAGTAATTACCGTTCCGGCATATTTCAATGATGCACAGCGCCAGGCCACCAAGGATGCAGGAAAAATCGCAGGTATGGATGTAAAACGTATTATCAACGAGCCTACCGCCGCAGCCCTTGCCTATGGTCTTGACAATGAAAAAGAGCAGAAAATTATGGTTTATGATCTGGGCGGCGGTACCTTTGACGTTTCCATTATTGAAATCGGAGAAGGCGTGATTGAAGTATTGTCTACTTCCGGAGATAACCGTCTGGGCGGCGATGATTTTGACCAGAAAATCACAGACTATATGCTGGCAGAATTTAAGAAAACAGACGGTGTTGACCTTTCCGGAGATAAGATGGCGCTGCAGAGACTGAAGGAAGCAGCAGAAAAAGCAAAGAAAGAGCTTTCTTCCGCAACTACCACCAATATCAACCTGCCGTTTATTACTGCAACTGCAGAAGGCCCGAAACACTTCGATATGAATCTGACCAGAGCAAAATTTGATGAACTGACCCACGACCTGGTAGAACGGACAGCGGTTCCGGTACAGAATGCATTGAAAGATGCGGGACTTACAGCTTCTGAGCTGGGTCAGGTATTACTGGTAGGCGGTTCCACACGTATCCCGGCAGTTCAGGATAAAGTAAAACAGCTCACAGGCAAAGAGCCCAGCAAATCCCTGAATCCTGACGAATGCGTGGCACTGGGCGCTTCCATCCAGGGCGGTAAACTGGCCGGCGATGCAGGCGCAGGCGAAATCCTTCTTCTGGACGTAACTCCCCTGTCTCTGTCAATTGAGACCATGGGCGGCGTTGCAACCAGACTGATTGAGCGCAATACTACCATTCCTACCAAAAAGAGCCAGATTTTCTCCACTGCGGCAGATAATCAGACTGCAGTTGATATTAACGTGGTACAGGGCGAACGTCAGTTTGTAAGAGATAACAAATCTCTGGGACAGTTCCGTCTGGACGGAATTCCGCCTGCAAGACGCGGTGTGCCTCAGATTGAAGTTACTTTTGATATTGACGCCAACGGTATCGTAAACGTATCCGCCAAAGATCTGGGAACCGGAAAAGAGCAGCATATCACCATTACTGCAGGTTCCAATATGTCTGACGCAGATATTGAAAAAGCAGTAAAAGAAGCAGCAGAATTTGAGGCTCAGGATAAGAAGCGGAAAGAAGCCATTGACACCAGAAATGATGCAGATTCTTTCGTATTCCAGACAGAAAATGCATTGAAAGAAGTTGGAGATAACATTGACGGAGCCGATAAGGCGGCAGTGGAAGCAGATCTGAACGCACTGAAAGCAATGGTGGAAGCACATCCGAACGCTGAGGATATGACAGACGACCAGGTGGGCGAGATGAAAGCAGCCAAAGAAAAACTTATGGAAAGTGCACAGAAAGTATTTGCAAAAATGTATGAAAATGCACAGGCAGCGCAGGGAGCAGCAGGTGCAGGCCCGGCTCCTGATATGGGAAATGCATCTTACAGCAGTGCAGATGATGATGTGGTAGACGCAGATTATAAGGAAGTATAA
- a CDS encoding Uma2 family endonuclease: MEALRKKEFFTTEDIYSLPEGQRAELIDGQIYDMAPPGRTHQSLVTKFTYEIKSYIRNKHGDCEVYPAPFAVFLNKDEFTYVEPDLSVICDSSKLDEKGCHGAPDWVIEIVSPGSRRMDYYIKLFKYQSAGVREYWIVDSEKQRAVVYNFEKETTEEYSFEDEIPVGIYEEFSIKIRENLKEGGN, translated from the coding sequence ATGGAAGCATTGAGAAAAAAAGAATTCTTTACAACAGAAGATATTTACAGCCTGCCGGAAGGGCAGAGGGCAGAACTGATTGACGGACAGATTTATGATATGGCGCCTCCGGGAAGAACCCATCAGAGTCTGGTAACAAAATTCACCTATGAAATAAAAAGTTACATCAGGAATAAACATGGAGACTGCGAGGTATATCCGGCGCCTTTTGCGGTGTTTCTGAATAAGGATGAGTTTACTTATGTGGAGCCTGATTTGTCTGTGATCTGTGACAGCTCCAAACTGGATGAAAAAGGGTGCCACGGCGCGCCGGACTGGGTAATTGAAATTGTTTCTCCCGGCAGCAGGCGTATGGATTATTATATCAAGCTGTTTAAGTACCAGAGTGCGGGAGTCAGGGAATACTGGATTGTGGATTCGGAGAAACAGCGTGCGGTGGTTTATAATTTTGAAAAAGAGACCACAGAAGAATATTCTTTTGAAGATGAAATACCCGTGGGCATTTATGAAGAATTTTCCATAAAGATTCGCGAAAATCTCAAAGAAGGGGGAAATTAA
- the dnaJ gene encoding molecular chaperone DnaJ, whose translation MAEQKRDYYEVLGVDKSADDASIKKAYRQLAKKYHPDMNPGDAEAEKKFKEASEAYAVLSDPDKKRQYDQFGHAAFEGGMGGGGGFDFSGMDMGDIFGDIFGDLFGGGSRRRSASNGPMKGANLRAAVRITFEEAAFGCEKEIEITLKDECTTCHTTGAKPGTKPETCSKCGGKGKVVYTQQSFLGMVQNVQTCPDCHGTGKIIKEKCPDCRGTGYIAKRRKIKVSIPAGIDNGQSVRIREKGEPGTNGGPRGDLLVEVNVSRHPIFQRQDMNIYSTAPISFAQAALGGEVRISTIDGDILYDVKPGTQTDTRIRLKGKGIPSLRNASVRGDHYVTLVVQVPTGLNEEAKEALRKFDEASGQSLKKQDGAASTEKHGKKKGFMGKIKESLEDM comes from the coding sequence ATGGCAGAGCAGAAAAGAGATTACTATGAAGTCCTTGGAGTAGACAAAAGTGCAGACGATGCCTCTATTAAGAAAGCGTACCGTCAGCTTGCCAAAAAGTATCACCCGGATATGAATCCGGGTGATGCTGAGGCAGAGAAAAAGTTTAAAGAGGCTTCCGAGGCTTATGCAGTCTTAAGTGATCCGGATAAAAAACGTCAGTATGATCAGTTCGGACACGCAGCTTTTGAGGGCGGCATGGGCGGCGGAGGCGGTTTTGATTTCTCCGGCATGGATATGGGAGATATTTTCGGCGATATTTTCGGCGATTTGTTCGGCGGAGGTTCCAGACGGCGTTCCGCCAGCAACGGCCCCATGAAAGGCGCCAATTTACGGGCGGCAGTACGGATTACTTTTGAGGAGGCGGCCTTTGGCTGCGAAAAGGAAATTGAGATTACCTTAAAAGACGAATGTACCACCTGCCATACCACGGGGGCAAAGCCGGGTACAAAACCGGAGACCTGCAGCAAGTGCGGCGGAAAAGGAAAAGTAGTCTATACCCAGCAGTCTTTCCTTGGCATGGTTCAGAATGTGCAGACCTGTCCGGATTGCCACGGAACCGGCAAAATTATCAAAGAAAAATGTCCGGACTGCCGGGGAACCGGATATATTGCAAAGCGCAGGAAAATCAAAGTTTCCATTCCGGCAGGAATTGATAACGGCCAGAGTGTCCGGATTCGGGAAAAAGGAGAACCAGGCACCAACGGAGGGCCGAGAGGCGATTTGCTGGTAGAGGTAAATGTAAGCCGCCATCCTATTTTCCAGCGTCAGGATATGAATATTTATTCCACAGCACCCATTTCCTTTGCACAGGCGGCGCTGGGCGGCGAAGTGCGCATCAGCACCATAGACGGAGATATTCTTTATGATGTGAAACCGGGAACCCAGACGGATACCAGAATCCGCCTGAAGGGAAAGGGTATTCCTTCCCTGCGGAACGCTTCTGTCCGGGGCGACCACTATGTAACTCTGGTGGTACAGGTGCCCACAGGCTTAAATGAAGAGGCAAAAGAGGCTTTGCGCAAATTTGACGAGGCCAGCGGCCAGTCTCTGAAAAAACAGGATGGCGCCGCTTCAACGGAAAAGCACGGAAAGAAGAAGGGGTTTATGGGTAAAATAAAAGAATCCCTGGAAGATATGTAA
- a CDS encoding HAMP domain-containing sensor histidine kinase, which translates to MREAELKKAKLAEAQANAEKKELVASLSHDIKTPVASIKAASEVGLALAESEKIQENYRQIIQKADQINSLVTNLFTATLEELQEFTVAPGDMESRELISLLENVDYLHRAKIPAIPPCLIWADRLRLQQVFDNIFANSYKYADTAIQVRAEKRGSRLVIEIEDSGGGLPEEEILFIKEKFRRGTNAKAVEGAGLGLFISSYFMEAMKGELAVENGKKG; encoded by the coding sequence TTGAGGGAGGCGGAACTGAAAAAAGCAAAACTTGCTGAAGCACAGGCAAATGCGGAGAAAAAGGAGTTGGTGGCCAGTCTGTCCCATGATATCAAAACCCCGGTGGCCAGTATAAAAGCTGCGTCCGAGGTAGGATTAGCCCTTGCGGAAAGTGAGAAGATACAGGAAAATTACAGGCAGATCATTCAAAAAGCCGACCAGATTAACAGTCTGGTCACCAATCTGTTTACTGCAACACTGGAAGAACTGCAGGAGTTTACCGTAGCGCCGGGGGATATGGAAAGCAGGGAGCTTATAAGTCTTCTGGAAAATGTGGATTATCTTCACCGGGCCAAAATCCCGGCCATACCGCCCTGTCTGATATGGGCGGACCGGCTCAGACTGCAGCAGGTCTTTGATAATATTTTTGCCAATTCCTATAAATATGCGGACACAGCCATTCAGGTACGGGCAGAGAAACGGGGCAGCCGGCTGGTAATTGAGATAGAAGACAGCGGCGGAGGGCTGCCGGAGGAAGAAATTCTTTTTATCAAAGAGAAATTTCGCCGGGGAACCAATGCAAAAGCGGTGGAAGGAGCGGGACTGGGCCTGTTTATTTCCAGTTATTTTATGGAAGCCATGAAAGGGGAGCTGGCAGTGGAAAACGGAAAAAAGGGATGA